In Colias croceus chromosome 12, ilColCroc2.1, one genomic interval encodes:
- the LOC123696510 gene encoding UDP-xylose and UDP-N-acetylglucosamine transporter, which produces MSPKAALAICMVFVGCCSNVIFLELVVKEDPGAGNLATFLQFLFIASVGFCTVGKFGTAKRNIPFKQYLLLVGFFWTSSVANNYAFDFNISMPLHMIFRAGSLMANMAMGVWILKKRYPVLKYLAVFMISAGIAICTIQSSGDVKAPRETHEDAAEEEKLKFIDWLWWCLGIAILTFALFVSARMGIFQESLYSKYGKHPWEALYYTHLLPLVFWLPTAPNITNHVSLALNTPVVEFLGITFPRQVLWLILYVLTQGLCISSVYVLTTECASLVVTLTVTLRKFVSLIFSILYFKNPFTVGHWIGTLLVFIGTMIFTELLQKTVALFVPTVKKEKKKQ; this is translated from the coding sequence ATGAGCCCAAAAGCAGCGTTGGCCATATGTATGGTGTTTGTTGGATGTTGTTccaatgttatatttttggaATTGGTTGTGAAAGAGGACCCAGGCGCGGGAAATTTGGCGACATTTTTGCAATTCTTATTCATTGCGTCAGTCGGATTTTGTACTGTTGGCAAATTTGGAACAGCAAAGCGGAATATACCCTTCAAACAGTACCTACTACTCGTGGGTTTCTTCTGGACAAGCAGTGTAGCCAACAACTATGCATTTGACTTCAACATATCCATGCCGTTGCATATGATATTCAGGGCTGGTTCGCTCATGGCAAACATGGCTATGGGTGTGTGGATATTGAAGAAGCGCTACCCAGTATTAAAGTACCTAGCAGTATTCATGATATCAGCGGGTATAGCCATATGTACTATACAGTCAAGTGGTGATGTCAAGGCCCCAAGGGAAACTCATGAAGATGCTGCCGAGGAAGAGAAACTCAAGTTCATCGACTGGCTCTGGTGGTGTTTGGGCATCGCTATACTGACCTTTGCCCTATTTGTCTCAGCTAGAATGGGAATTTTCCAAGAGTCATTATATTCCAAGTATGGAAAGCACCCGTGGGAGGCGTTATATTATACTCATTTGTTACCATTAGTATTTTGGTTACCGACAGCACCTAATATTACCAATCATGTATCTTTAGCATTAAATACACCTGTAGTCGAATTTTTAGGTATCACATTCCCTAGACAAGTCTTGTGGCTGATACTATATGTATTAACGCAAGGATTATGTATCAGTTCTGTATATGTTTTGACTACTGAGTGTGCGTCTTTAGTTGTAACTCTTACGGTTACATTAAGGAAGTTTGTATCTCTCATATTCTCTATTTTGTACTTTAAAAATCCATTCACTGTCGGGCATTGGATCGGCACATTATTAGTGTTTATAGGTACAATGATATTCACTGAGCTATTACAGAAAACAGTTGCATTATTTGTACCTACAGtcaagaaagaaaagaaaaaacagtaa